A genome region from Frankineae bacterium MT45 includes the following:
- a CDS encoding DNA polymerase III, beta subunit has translation MKFRVERDALAEAVAWAARSLATRPTIPVLAGLLLHVDGTTLSVSGFDLEASTQVDVEISGGVDGTALVSGRLLAEISKALPPHPVDVTVDGARLNISCGAAKFSLPTMPVEDYPKLPSMPTTAGTVSSAAFATAVAQVAIAAGRDDTLPMLTGVRLEIDGTRLTLAATDRYRLAVRELDWTPSDPNAEPIQVLVPARALADAARSLSHGDEMTVALSSTGVGEGIIGFAGPGRRATTRLLDAQFPPYRTLLPSDWSSTAEVVVSPLVEAVKRVALVADRGTPVRLEFGDGAVGLSASGENESQAEEQLEVGYDGESITTAFNPQFLLDGLGALDTSSARLLFTSANKPVVLRPTLESSDGAAQEYTYLIMPVRLPG, from the coding sequence ATGAAGTTCCGGGTCGAACGCGATGCGCTCGCCGAGGCCGTTGCCTGGGCTGCCCGGAGCTTGGCGACACGGCCGACGATTCCCGTGCTCGCCGGACTGCTCCTGCACGTCGACGGCACGACGCTCTCGGTCTCCGGATTCGATCTCGAGGCATCCACCCAGGTCGATGTCGAGATCTCCGGCGGCGTCGATGGCACCGCACTGGTCTCCGGCCGGCTCCTGGCCGAGATCAGCAAGGCGCTTCCACCGCACCCCGTTGACGTAACTGTCGACGGAGCGCGGCTGAACATTAGCTGCGGGGCCGCCAAATTCAGCCTGCCGACGATGCCGGTCGAGGACTACCCGAAACTCCCGTCGATGCCGACCACTGCCGGCACGGTCTCCAGTGCCGCCTTCGCCACCGCCGTCGCCCAGGTCGCGATCGCCGCCGGCCGCGACGACACCCTGCCGATGCTCACCGGGGTACGCCTGGAGATCGACGGCACGCGCCTGACGCTGGCCGCCACCGACCGCTACCGCTTGGCCGTCCGTGAACTCGACTGGACGCCGAGCGACCCGAACGCTGAGCCGATTCAGGTGCTCGTCCCGGCCCGGGCGCTGGCCGATGCGGCCCGCAGCCTCAGCCACGGAGACGAGATGACAGTCGCCCTCTCCTCGACCGGCGTCGGTGAGGGAATCATCGGCTTCGCCGGCCCCGGGCGCCGGGCCACCACCCGACTGCTGGACGCGCAGTTCCCGCCGTACCGGACCCTGCTCCCGTCAGACTGGTCGTCGACGGCCGAGGTGGTCGTCTCCCCCCTCGTCGAGGCGGTGAAGCGGGTCGCCCTGGTCGCGGACCGTGGCACCCCGGTTCGGTTGGAGTTCGGCGACGGCGCCGTCGGCCTCAGCGCCAGCGGCGAGAACGAGAGCCAGGCCGAGGAGCAGCTCGAGGTCGGCTACGACGGCGAGTCCATCACCACCGCGTTCAACCCGCAGTTCCTCCTTGACGGGCTGGGCGCGCTCGACACCTCGTCGGCACGGCTGCTCTTCACCTCGGCCAACAAGCCGGTGGTGTTGCGCCCGACGCTGGAGTCCTCCGATGGCGCGGCTCAGGAGTACACGTACCTGATCATGCCGGTGCGGCTACCCGGATGA
- a CDS encoding DNA replication and repair protein RecF, which yields MYVRHLTVADFRSWTSADLALEPGTSVLVGSNGQGKTNLVEAIGYLSTLSSHRVSADSALIRFGAERAVARAAVVSEGRELRLEVELTAGRANKARLNGSPIPRPRELLGLLRTVLFAPEDLSVVRGDPGERRRFIDDLLVQRSPRFAAVRADYERVLKQRAALLKSAGAARRSGRTGDLSTLDVWDAHLATHGSQLIAARLSLLDALAPEVLTSYASVARASEPLTMTYVHSVGTLDPAERDSGVIEAALQGELVRVRAQELERGVNLIGPHRDDLELRLGALPVRGYASHGEGWSAALALRLGSYELLRSDGAEPVLILDDVFAELDASRRAQLALVAGKAEQALITAAMASDVPAELQGARYDVHAGEVRRVI from the coding sequence GTGTACGTCCGGCATCTGACGGTCGCTGATTTTCGTAGCTGGACCAGCGCCGACCTGGCGCTGGAGCCGGGAACCAGCGTGCTCGTCGGCTCGAACGGTCAGGGCAAGACGAACCTCGTCGAGGCCATCGGCTACCTCTCCACGCTGAGCAGCCACCGGGTCTCCGCCGACTCGGCGCTGATCCGCTTCGGCGCCGAGCGGGCGGTGGCCCGCGCCGCTGTCGTCTCAGAGGGACGGGAGCTGCGACTGGAGGTCGAGCTCACCGCCGGCCGGGCCAACAAGGCGCGGCTGAACGGCTCACCGATCCCACGGCCGCGAGAACTCCTCGGGTTGCTGCGTACCGTGCTCTTCGCGCCCGAGGATCTCTCGGTGGTCCGGGGCGATCCGGGCGAGCGCCGCCGCTTCATCGACGACCTGCTGGTGCAGCGCAGTCCGCGCTTCGCCGCGGTGCGGGCCGACTACGAGCGGGTCCTGAAGCAGCGGGCGGCACTGCTGAAGTCAGCCGGAGCGGCCCGCCGCAGTGGGCGCACCGGTGATCTCTCGACCCTCGACGTCTGGGACGCGCATCTGGCCACCCACGGGTCACAGCTCATCGCCGCCCGGCTCAGCCTCCTCGATGCGCTGGCCCCGGAGGTGCTGACCAGCTACGCCTCGGTGGCCCGGGCCAGCGAGCCGCTGACGATGACCTATGTCCACTCGGTGGGGACGCTTGACCCGGCCGAACGCGACTCCGGGGTGATCGAGGCGGCGCTTCAGGGTGAACTGGTTCGGGTGCGCGCCCAGGAGTTGGAGCGCGGGGTGAACCTCATCGGACCACATCGTGACGATCTCGAGCTGCGGCTGGGTGCACTGCCGGTGCGGGGCTACGCCAGTCACGGCGAGGGGTGGTCGGCCGCGCTCGCGCTGCGCCTGGGTTCATATGAGTTGCTGCGCAGCGACGGTGCTGAACCGGTGCTGATCCTGGACGACGTGTTTGCGGAGTTGGATGCGAGTCGCCGGGCGCAACTGGCCTTGGTGGCCGGCAAGGCGGAGCAGGCGCTCATCACGGCCGCGATGGCCTCGGATGTGCCGGCCGAGCTGCAGGGCGCCCGCTATGACGTCCACGCCGGCGAGGTGCGCCGTGTTATCTAG
- a CDS encoding YidC/Oxa1 family membrane protein insertase: MLDFLYTAVSWVLLRWHSLFTAIGINPDSGLNWSLSIVFLVITARLLLFRVFIRQVHYQRRMQEMQPKLTEIRNKYKNDKAEQQRQMMKFQQEEGFNPITGCLPMFLQFPIFIALFHVLRHLSNSVVAAQLYQKNPAAVTPEQLHQLSLYSFTPAETSSAALAKLFGAPLAGSLHDSAVHIRLLGGDVASTRTVTLILVLISASATFFTQVLVRRAATVTPEGTAATVQRLMFVGIPISVLFSGFFFPLGVCLYWFTSNTWTMAQQLYINKFHPHAKSDEVAEVGAVGKTLAPKPGAKPQRRSAIDLSKDASGPSASDSGADSVNGSEPASNSAPKPGARPNRPGSPKPGNRPNNRPSQSKKRR, translated from the coding sequence GTGCTTGATTTCCTCTACACCGCTGTCTCTTGGGTGCTGCTTCGGTGGCACAGCCTCTTCACCGCGATCGGCATCAACCCAGACAGTGGCCTGAACTGGTCTCTCTCCATCGTCTTCCTCGTTATCACCGCCCGTCTGCTGCTCTTCCGGGTCTTCATCCGGCAGGTGCACTACCAGCGGCGGATGCAGGAGATGCAGCCGAAGCTCACCGAGATCCGCAACAAGTACAAGAACGACAAGGCCGAGCAGCAGCGGCAGATGATGAAGTTCCAGCAGGAGGAGGGGTTCAACCCCATCACCGGCTGCCTGCCGATGTTCCTGCAGTTCCCGATCTTCATTGCTCTCTTCCACGTCCTGCGCCACCTCTCCAACTCCGTGGTCGCCGCGCAGCTGTACCAGAAGAACCCCGCCGCGGTGACGCCCGAGCAGTTGCACCAGCTGAGCCTCTACAGCTTCACCCCGGCCGAGACCTCCAGCGCCGCTCTGGCCAAGCTCTTCGGGGCCCCGCTGGCCGGTTCGCTGCACGACAGCGCCGTCCACATCCGGCTACTCGGCGGAGACGTCGCATCGACCCGCACGGTGACGCTGATCCTCGTGCTGATCAGTGCGTCCGCCACCTTCTTCACTCAGGTGCTCGTACGCCGGGCCGCGACCGTCACCCCCGAGGGAACCGCCGCCACCGTCCAGCGGTTGATGTTCGTCGGTATCCCGATCTCGGTGCTCTTCTCGGGCTTCTTCTTCCCGCTCGGTGTCTGCCTCTACTGGTTCACCTCGAACACGTGGACCATGGCGCAGCAGCTCTACATCAACAAGTTCCATCCGCACGCGAAGTCCGACGAGGTCGCGGAGGTCGGGGCTGTAGGGAAGACGCTGGCTCCGAAGCCTGGGGCCAAACCCCAGCGACGGAGCGCGATTGACCTGAGCAAGGATGCATCCGGCCCCAGCGCGAGCGATAGCGGAGCTGACTCCGTGAACGGCTCCGAGCCGGCGAGCAACAGTGCGCCTAAGCCAGGTGCTCGCCCCAACCGTCCCGGCTCCCCCAAGCCGGGCAACCGCCCGAACAATCGCCCCAGCCAGTCGAAGAAGCGTCGTTAG
- a CDS encoding chromosome segregation DNA-binding protein: MSEKRRGGLGRGIGALIPTAPPVPTPPVSAPAADAPPVPAPPVGASTLPAAAGSPTAQPSGSQPGAEAAPIATDAQHAQELAEVPGAAFAELPVAEIHPNAHQPRQVFDEQALEELTHSIREFGVLQPVVVRVDPAGGYELVMGERRLRASTAAGLTEIPAIIRSTADDAMLRDALLENIHRSALNPLEEAAAYQQLLEEFGVTHDELARRIGRSRSQVSNTIRLMNLSVPVQRRVAAGVLSAGHARALLGLEDHEQQDELAGRIVAEGLSVRATEELVTLAAHEKKPAVRRGPTKRITAPAIAELAEKLSDTLDTRVRVDLGKRKGKITVEFGSIDDLERIVAAIAPQLATRPTSG; this comes from the coding sequence ATGAGTGAGAAGCGTCGCGGCGGACTTGGACGTGGAATCGGTGCCCTCATCCCCACCGCACCACCAGTTCCAACGCCTCCCGTTTCAGCCCCAGCGGCTGACGCTCCCCCGGTTCCGGCACCTCCGGTCGGTGCCTCCACCCTGCCTGCGGCGGCTGGCTCGCCGACCGCCCAGCCGTCCGGGTCTCAGCCCGGTGCCGAAGCGGCCCCGATCGCGACCGATGCCCAGCATGCTCAGGAGTTAGCCGAAGTCCCAGGTGCGGCGTTCGCTGAGTTGCCTGTCGCTGAGATCCATCCGAATGCTCACCAGCCCCGCCAGGTCTTCGACGAGCAGGCGCTGGAGGAGCTGACCCACTCGATTCGCGAGTTCGGCGTCCTGCAGCCGGTGGTGGTACGGGTCGATCCAGCCGGCGGCTACGAACTGGTCATGGGTGAGCGGCGCCTGCGCGCGAGCACCGCGGCCGGACTTACTGAGATCCCGGCGATCATTCGCAGCACTGCCGACGACGCCATGCTGCGCGACGCCCTCCTGGAGAACATCCACCGCTCGGCCCTGAATCCTCTGGAAGAGGCGGCCGCGTATCAGCAGTTGCTCGAAGAGTTCGGCGTAACCCACGACGAACTCGCCCGTCGAATCGGACGCAGCCGCTCGCAGGTGAGCAACACCATCCGGCTGATGAATCTCTCGGTCCCGGTGCAGCGTCGCGTCGCGGCCGGGGTTCTCTCGGCTGGTCACGCGCGGGCGCTCCTCGGACTGGAGGATCACGAGCAGCAGGACGAACTCGCCGGACGGATCGTGGCTGAGGGGCTGTCGGTACGTGCCACCGAAGAGCTCGTCACCCTGGCCGCGCACGAGAAGAAGCCGGCCGTTCGCCGCGGACCGACCAAGCGAATCACCGCCCCGGCCATCGCGGAGCTGGCCGAGAAGCTCTCCGACACCCTGGACACCCGCGTCCGGGTCGATCTCGGCAAGCGCAAGGGGAAGATCACCGTCGAATTCGGCTCGATCGACGACCTGGAGCGCATTGTCGCGGCGATTGCGCCGCAACTCGCGACTCGTCCGACCAGCGGCTGA
- a CDS encoding 16S rRNA m(7)G-527 methyltransferase: MLEEAELLFGDRLPIAQRYAEFLAGPGLERGLLGPRELPRIWERHLLNCAVLTELLPEQARVVDIGSGAGLPGLVLACRRPDLRVDLVESLQRRVDFLAEAVELLDLAATVRVVHGRAEDPPVVAAVGSAQWVTARAVAPLDRLVRWCLPLLDVGGSLLAMKGESAEQELAEHRTSIKSLGGSTGRLVECGSGVITPPLRVVVIERERLVKPKKGRVSR; the protein is encoded by the coding sequence GTGCTTGAAGAGGCGGAGTTGCTCTTCGGGGATCGATTGCCGATCGCCCAGCGCTATGCCGAGTTCCTGGCCGGCCCCGGTCTCGAACGTGGCCTCCTCGGTCCACGGGAACTCCCCCGGATCTGGGAGCGGCACCTTCTCAACTGTGCCGTGCTGACTGAATTGCTGCCAGAGCAGGCTCGGGTTGTCGATATCGGTAGCGGGGCGGGCCTCCCGGGTCTGGTGCTGGCATGTCGGCGTCCGGATTTGCGGGTTGATCTGGTCGAGTCCCTGCAGCGTCGGGTGGATTTCTTGGCTGAAGCTGTTGAGCTGCTGGATCTGGCCGCTACGGTGCGAGTGGTGCATGGTCGGGCCGAGGACCCACCGGTGGTCGCGGCAGTCGGTTCCGCCCAGTGGGTGACGGCCCGGGCAGTGGCGCCACTCGACCGTTTAGTGCGATGGTGTCTACCACTGCTGGATGTCGGTGGGTCGCTGCTGGCCATGAAGGGCGAGTCCGCCGAACAGGAACTGGCTGAGCATCGAACGAGCATCAAGAGCTTGGGTGGTTCGACCGGCCGGTTGGTCGAGTGCGGGTCTGGAGTCATCACTCCCCCGTTGCGAGTTGTCGTTATTGAGCGCGAGAGGCTCGTGAAGCCGAAGAAGGGACGTGTGAGCCGGTGA
- a CDS encoding alanine-synthesizing transaminase has protein sequence MELTQSRKLSNVCYDIRGPVLDEAKRLEALGRRIIKLNIGNPAPFGFDAPEEILIDVVANLANSQGYSDSQGLFSARTAIAQHYQSRGIDIRDVDDIWLGNGVSELITIALQAMLDDGDEVLVPAPDYPLWTASTSLAGGTPVHYRCDESADWYPDVDDIASKITSKTKAIVVINPNNPTGAVYPVSILEQIAELARKHDLVVMADEIYDKILYDGATHTPFAAVAPDVLSLTFNGLSKAYRLAGFRSGWMMVRGRTQRAASYLEGITILANMRLCSNVPGQHAIQTALGGRQSINDLVLPGGRLRDQRDAAVAALTKIPGVTCVVPKGALYVFPKLDPDMYPIKDDQQLVLDLLREKHVLLVQGTGFNWYDTDHLRIVTLPPVEMLTEAISRLGDFLADYRQ, from the coding sequence GTGGAACTCACCCAGTCGCGCAAGCTCTCCAACGTCTGTTACGACATCCGAGGCCCAGTCCTCGACGAGGCAAAGCGGCTGGAGGCACTCGGGCGGCGCATCATCAAGCTCAACATTGGCAACCCGGCCCCCTTCGGTTTTGACGCCCCGGAGGAGATCCTCATCGACGTGGTGGCGAATCTGGCCAATTCACAGGGGTATTCCGACTCACAGGGTCTCTTCTCGGCTCGCACCGCGATCGCCCAGCACTACCAGTCCCGCGGCATAGACATCCGCGACGTCGACGACATCTGGCTCGGCAACGGCGTCAGTGAACTCATCACGATTGCCCTGCAGGCGATGCTGGACGACGGGGACGAGGTGCTCGTCCCGGCTCCCGACTACCCGCTCTGGACCGCATCGACGAGCCTTGCCGGTGGCACTCCGGTGCATTACCGCTGCGACGAATCGGCCGACTGGTACCCCGACGTCGACGACATCGCGTCGAAGATCACCAGTAAAACTAAGGCGATTGTCGTCATCAACCCGAACAACCCAACCGGTGCCGTCTATCCGGTCTCGATTCTCGAGCAGATCGCGGAGCTCGCCCGCAAGCACGACCTCGTCGTCATGGCCGACGAGATCTACGACAAGATCCTCTACGACGGCGCCACCCACACGCCCTTCGCCGCGGTTGCCCCCGACGTCCTCTCGCTCACCTTCAACGGACTATCCAAGGCCTACCGGCTGGCCGGCTTCCGCTCCGGCTGGATGATGGTTCGTGGACGCACGCAGCGGGCGGCCAGCTACCTCGAGGGCATCACGATCCTGGCCAACATGCGGCTCTGCTCGAATGTCCCGGGGCAGCATGCGATTCAGACGGCCCTCGGCGGACGGCAGAGCATCAACGACCTCGTCCTCCCGGGCGGGCGGCTGCGGGATCAGCGCGACGCCGCCGTCGCCGCGCTCACCAAGATTCCCGGGGTCACCTGCGTCGTGCCCAAGGGCGCGCTCTACGTCTTCCCCAAACTCGACCCGGACATGTACCCGATCAAGGATGACCAGCAATTGGTGCTGGATCTGCTCCGCGAGAAGCATGTTCTGCTGGTTCAGGGCACGGGCTTCAACTGGTACGACACCGACCACCTACGCATCGTCACGCTGCCACCGGTCGAGATGCTCACCGAGGCGATCAGCCGGCTCGGGGACTTCCTGGCCGACTATCGCCAGTAA
- a CDS encoding LSU ribosomal protein L34P (manually curated): MSKRTYQPNNRRRAKTHGFRLRMRTRAGRAILSSRRRKGRNELSA; this comes from the coding sequence GTGAGTAAGCGGACCTACCAGCCGAACAACCGCCGACGCGCCAAGACGCACGGCTTCCGGTTGCGTATGCGCACCCGCGCTGGCCGTGCGATTTTGTCGTCGCGCCGCCGCAAGGGTCGCAACGAACTGTCGGCCTGA
- a CDS encoding Nitroreductase codes for MEFQEVVRARRMVRSYDAQRPVAPELIERLLGLAVRAPSAGFSQGWEFLVLDTPERVGRYWEVTTDADTPPDRWLRGMQSAPVLILPFSDKSAYIERYAEPDKGWSDRDESRWPVPYWHIDTGMASLLVLLGAVDAGLSGCFFGVPVAAQDAVRQTFAVPSQLTPIGVISLGYPAPDRRSPSLRRGRRPVSEVAHYGSF; via the coding sequence ATGGAATTCCAAGAGGTGGTGCGGGCCCGGAGAATGGTGCGCAGTTACGACGCGCAGCGGCCGGTCGCCCCGGAGCTGATCGAGCGACTCCTCGGACTGGCGGTGCGGGCCCCGTCAGCTGGCTTCAGCCAGGGGTGGGAGTTTCTGGTGCTCGATACGCCCGAGCGGGTTGGTCGCTACTGGGAAGTGACCACCGATGCCGATACTCCGCCCGATCGCTGGCTGCGCGGCATGCAGTCCGCGCCCGTACTTATCCTGCCATTCTCCGATAAATCGGCATATATCGAGCGGTACGCCGAGCCGGACAAGGGGTGGAGCGATCGGGACGAGTCCCGCTGGCCGGTCCCGTATTGGCACATCGACACCGGAATGGCGTCCCTGCTGGTGCTCCTCGGTGCGGTCGACGCCGGTCTCTCTGGCTGTTTCTTCGGGGTGCCGGTCGCCGCTCAGGATGCGGTGCGGCAGACGTTTGCGGTGCCGTCCCAGCTGACCCCGATCGGGGTGATCAGCCTCGGATACCCGGCGCCGGATCGACGCTCACCCTCGCTGCGCCGTGGTCGGCGCCCGGTGAGCGAGGTCGCGCACTACGGGAGCTTCTGA
- a CDS encoding chromosome segregation ATPase: MHVQNIHQEIWPKPYAVRVFTVANQKGGVGKTTSTVNIAASLAMHGLRVLVIDLDPQGNASTALGVAHGVGTPSIYDVLLGDLTLAEAATVTEFAPTLSVVPSTIDLAGAELELSSQVAREYRLQRALGTYLEGGAEIDYIFIDCPPSLGLLTLNALVAAREVLIPIQCEYYALEGLAQLLGTVEMVQSYLNKIIAVTTVLLTMYDSRTKLADQVAEEVRRHFGPLAIEAVIPRNVRVSEAPGYGQTVMTYDAGSRGAVAYLQAAREVAFRAETAEIHEAKERVGEA; encoded by the coding sequence ATGCACGTCCAGAACATCCATCAGGAGATCTGGCCCAAGCCGTACGCGGTTCGGGTCTTCACGGTGGCTAACCAGAAGGGTGGCGTCGGGAAGACGACCAGCACCGTCAATATCGCGGCCTCCCTCGCTATGCACGGACTGCGCGTCCTGGTGATCGACCTCGACCCGCAGGGGAACGCCAGCACGGCGCTCGGAGTAGCGCACGGCGTGGGTACCCCTTCGATCTACGACGTTCTCCTTGGTGATCTCACCCTGGCTGAAGCGGCCACGGTCACGGAGTTCGCTCCGACGTTAAGCGTTGTTCCGTCGACGATCGACCTGGCCGGTGCCGAGCTGGAACTCTCCTCCCAGGTCGCCCGCGAGTACCGGCTGCAGCGAGCCCTCGGTACGTACCTGGAGGGCGGTGCCGAGATCGATTACATCTTCATCGACTGCCCCCCGTCGCTCGGACTCCTCACTCTCAATGCGTTGGTTGCCGCCCGCGAGGTGCTGATCCCGATCCAGTGTGAGTACTACGCGTTGGAGGGGCTGGCGCAACTGCTGGGCACGGTGGAGATGGTGCAGTCCTACCTGAACAAGATCATCGCCGTCACCACCGTCCTGCTGACCATGTACGACAGCCGTACCAAGCTCGCTGACCAGGTCGCAGAGGAAGTGCGCCGACACTTCGGACCGCTGGCGATCGAAGCGGTGATCCCCCGGAACGTCCGCGTCTCCGAGGCGCCGGGGTACGGCCAGACTGTGATGACCTACGACGCGGGGTCCCGGGGTGCGGTCGCCTACCTGCAGGCAGCCCGAGAAGTGGCCTTCCGGGCCGAGACGGCCGAGATCCACGAAGCAAAAGAGAGAGTTGGCGAGGCGTGA
- a CDS encoding chromosomal replication initiator protein DnaA produces the protein MEDESTNDLGEVWARAITRFDEGSVRPHHRAWLGLTYPIGLVEDTALLAAPNEFAKDYLENRLRPLIVTALSDELGREIRVAVTVQSREEIAEYTGSPLADVDRTFRGEVSDTFGDAFTDSPYVLGDPGNDGTDPDSLNDLLEPEPRFDEWTPRLATPSAVDRLDLPSLDRDAHLNPKYTFGTFVIGSSNRFTHAAAVAVAEAPAKAYNPLFIYGESGLGKTHLLHAIGHYAQRLFPGMKVRYVSSEEFTNDFINSLRDDKMQAFQARYRKVDVLLIDDIQFLERAERTQEEFFHTFNTLHNANKQIVISSDRPPRQLSTLEDRLRTRFEWGLITDVQAPDLETRIAILRKKAAQDGQNPPPDVLEYIATRIQSNIRELEGALIRVTAFASLNKQDVELQLAEIVLKDLVSESDTPEVTAAVIMAVIAEYFSVSLDDLTGSSRSRMLVQARQIAMYLCRELTALSLPKIGQTFGGRDHTTVMHADRKIRKLMAERMSVYNQITELTSRIKARARSRT, from the coding sequence GTGGAGGACGAAAGCACCAACGACCTCGGGGAAGTCTGGGCGCGGGCCATCACTCGTTTCGACGAGGGGTCGGTGCGTCCACACCACCGGGCCTGGCTCGGACTGACTTATCCGATCGGCCTGGTGGAAGACACCGCCCTGCTGGCTGCTCCCAACGAATTCGCCAAGGACTACCTGGAGAACCGGCTCCGACCGCTCATCGTCACTGCTCTGAGCGACGAGCTCGGCCGGGAGATCCGGGTCGCGGTCACCGTCCAGTCCCGCGAGGAGATCGCCGAGTACACCGGCAGCCCGCTGGCCGATGTGGACCGCACCTTCCGTGGTGAGGTGAGTGACACGTTCGGTGACGCCTTCACCGACTCGCCGTACGTCCTCGGTGATCCAGGCAACGACGGCACCGACCCCGACTCGCTCAACGATCTCCTGGAGCCCGAGCCCCGCTTCGATGAATGGACCCCACGGCTGGCCACGCCGTCGGCGGTCGATCGTCTCGACCTGCCGAGCCTCGACCGGGACGCGCATCTGAATCCGAAGTACACCTTCGGCACATTCGTCATCGGCTCCAGCAACCGCTTCACCCACGCGGCGGCCGTCGCGGTGGCCGAGGCGCCGGCCAAGGCCTACAACCCGCTCTTCATCTACGGCGAATCCGGACTGGGCAAGACCCACCTCCTGCACGCCATCGGCCACTACGCGCAGCGACTTTTCCCCGGCATGAAGGTGCGGTACGTCAGCAGCGAAGAGTTCACCAACGACTTCATCAACTCGCTGCGAGACGACAAGATGCAGGCCTTCCAGGCCCGCTACCGCAAGGTCGACGTGCTCCTGATCGACGACATCCAGTTCTTGGAGCGGGCCGAGCGGACGCAGGAGGAGTTCTTCCACACCTTCAATACGCTGCATAACGCCAACAAGCAGATCGTGATCAGCTCCGACCGCCCGCCGCGTCAGCTCTCCACGCTGGAAGACCGGCTGCGGACCCGCTTCGAATGGGGCCTCATCACCGACGTCCAGGCCCCCGACCTGGAGACCCGCATCGCGATTCTCCGCAAGAAGGCGGCCCAGGACGGGCAGAACCCACCGCCGGACGTGCTCGAGTACATCGCCACCCGGATCCAGTCCAACATCCGTGAGCTCGAGGGTGCACTGATCCGCGTCACTGCGTTCGCCAGCCTCAACAAGCAGGACGTCGAACTGCAGTTGGCCGAGATCGTCCTCAAGGACCTGGTCAGTGAGTCGGATACCCCTGAGGTGACGGCCGCGGTGATCATGGCCGTTATCGCCGAGTACTTCTCGGTCTCGCTCGATGACCTCACCGGTAGTTCCCGTAGCCGGATGCTGGTGCAGGCCCGTCAGATCGCCATGTACCTCTGCCGCGAACTCACCGCGCTCTCGCTGCCGAAGATCGGCCAGACGTTCGGTGGACGCGACCACACGACGGTCATGCACGCCGATCGCAAGATTCGCAAGCTGATGGCCGAGCGGATGAGCGTCTACAACCAGATCACCGAACTCACCAGCCGCATCAAGGCTCGAGCCCGGTCGCGCACATGA
- a CDS encoding ribonuclease P protein component, giving the protein MHLHRTVDAVELDPVAAPKVGLIVGKAVGNSVVRHQVSRRLRAQLAARVQQLPLGSLAVVRALPAAADVTSQELGSDLDSAIAKVLR; this is encoded by the coding sequence GTGCACCTTCACCGTACGGTCGATGCCGTCGAGCTGGACCCGGTCGCTGCCCCCAAGGTCGGATTGATCGTGGGTAAGGCGGTGGGTAACTCAGTGGTCCGGCATCAGGTGAGTCGACGGCTGCGGGCCCAGCTCGCCGCCCGAGTGCAGCAGCTGCCGCTGGGAAGCCTGGCCGTTGTGCGGGCGTTGCCCGCGGCGGCCGACGTCACCTCGCAGGAACTGGGCTCCGACCTCGATTCGGCGATCGCGAAGGTACTGAGATGA
- a CDS encoding spoIIIJ-associated protein encodes MTEIQNPPIDGDPETQFDVDGAVEAADTSVAADSVDDAAGEPAQSSDDDSTDVDERDGASLLVQEGDIAADYLERLLDIVDYDGDIDLDVENDRAVVAIVGTGLQSLVGPQGKTLDALQELTRLAVHQKTGVRSRLMLDVSGHRQARRNELGALAAETAREVLASGESIRLTPMNPFERKVVHDVIGSIDGVRSDSDGEEPNRCVVVLLDQ; translated from the coding sequence GTGACCGAGATTCAGAACCCGCCTATCGACGGCGATCCCGAGACGCAATTTGACGTCGACGGTGCAGTGGAAGCAGCGGATACGTCCGTCGCAGCTGACTCAGTGGATGATGCCGCTGGCGAACCGGCGCAGAGTTCGGACGACGACTCGACTGACGTCGACGAGCGCGATGGCGCTTCGCTCCTGGTTCAGGAGGGCGACATCGCCGCCGACTACCTGGAGCGCCTCCTCGACATCGTCGACTACGACGGCGACATCGACCTGGACGTCGAGAACGACCGGGCCGTCGTGGCGATCGTCGGGACCGGACTGCAGTCGCTGGTCGGCCCGCAGGGTAAGACCTTGGACGCGCTGCAGGAGCTGACGCGTCTCGCGGTGCACCAGAAGACCGGTGTTCGTAGCCGCCTCATGCTGGATGTGAGTGGTCACCGCCAGGCCCGCCGCAACGAACTGGGTGCGCTGGCAGCCGAGACCGCCCGCGAAGTTCTGGCCAGTGGCGAATCGATTCGCCTCACGCCGATGAACCCGTTTGAGCGGAAGGTCGTCCACGACGTGATCGGATCGATCGACGGCGTGCGCAGCGACTCTGACGGTGAAGAGCCGAACCGTTGCGTGGTCGTTCTCCTCGATCAGTGA